Proteins from a single region of Nerophis ophidion isolate RoL-2023_Sa linkage group LG10, RoL_Noph_v1.0, whole genome shotgun sequence:
- the myf5 gene encoding myogenic factor 5 — MDVFSPSQLYYDSACASSPDPLDFGGELAGSDEDEHVRVPGAPHQPGHCLQWACKACKRKSSFVDRRRAATMRERRRLKKVNHAFEALRRCTSANPSQRLPKVEILRNAIQYIESLQELLREQVENYYSLPGESGSEPGSPLSSCSDGMADSNSPVWHQMNYSGFPYANNGSLLDKAVVGTSSLQCLSSIVERLSTPELLPRAVPSPACSNSQPCTPGSPGVGPVYHVL, encoded by the exons ATGGACGTCTTCTCGCCGTCGCAGCTCTACTACGACAGCGCCTGCGCTTCCTCCCCGGACCCGCTGGACTTCGGCGGCGAGCTGGCCGGCTCGGACGAGGACGAGCACGTCCGCGTCCCCGGCGCCCCGCACCAGCCGGGCCACTGCCTCCAGTGGGCCTGCAAGGCCTGCAAGCGCAAGTCTAGCTTCGTGGACCGCCGGCGGGCCGCCACCATGCGGGAGCGGCGGCGCCTGAAGAAGGTCAACCACGCCTTCGAGGCCCTGCGCCGCTGCACCTCGGCCAACCCCAGCCAGCGCTTGCCCAAGGTGGAGATCCTGCGCAACGCCATCCAGTACATCGAAAGCCTGCAGGAGCTGCTGCGCGAGCAGGTGGAGAACTACTACAGCCTGCCGGGGGAGAGCGGATCGGAACCGGGGAGCCCGTTGTCCAGCTGCTCTGACGGCATG GCGGACAGCAACAGTCCAGTGTGGCATCAGATGAACTACAGCGGGTTCCCTTACGCTAATAACG GGAGTTTGTTGGACAAAGCGGTGGTCGGCACGTCCAGCCTGCAGTGTCTCTCCAGCATCGTGGAGCGTCTGTCCACGCCGGAGCTACTCCCTCGGGCCGTGCCGTCGCCCGCGTGCTCAAACTCGCAGCCTTGCACGCCGGGCAGCCCCGGCGTCGGGCCCGTGTACCATGTCCTGTGA
- the myf6 gene encoding myogenic factor 6 has product MPPESHSSKHRPRCHNMMDLFETNAYLFNDLRYLEDADHGALHHLDMAGVSPLYNADDSPLSPGQDRVASETGEDSSGEEHVLAPPGLRSHCEGQCLVWACKVCKRKSAPTDRRKAATLRERRRLKKINEAFDVLKRKTVANPNQRLPKVEILRSAISYIERLQDLLHSLDEQEQALKAKELGVVGSTNHWKKSAESWASEHSSARLFNQTEGTSESSASCSLLRLSSIVDSISGETGTAGGDVSEN; this is encoded by the exons ATGCCACCGGAGTCCCACTCCAGCAAACACAGGCCACGTTGCCACAATATGATGGACCTTTTCGAGACCAACGCTTATCTTTTCAACGATCTGCGCTACCTGGAGGACGCCGATCATGGGGCGCTGCACCACTTGGACATGGCGGGGGTGTCCCCGCTCTACAACGCAGACGACAGCCCGCTGTCACCGGGCCAGGATCGCGTGGCGTCCGAAACGGGCGAGGACAGCAGCGGCGAGGAGCACGTCCTGGCGCCGCCGGGCCTGCGTTCCCACTGCGAGGGCCAGTGCCTCGTCTGGGCCTGCAAGGTGTGCAAGAGGAAGTCGGCGCCGACCGACCGCCGAAAGGCCGCCACGCTGCGGGAGCGGCGGCGGCTGAAGAAGATCAACGAGGCCTTCGACGTGCTCAAGAGGAAGACGGTGGCCAACCCCAATCAGAGGCTGCCCAAGGTGGAGATCCTGCGCAGCGCCATTAGCTACATCGAGAGGCTGCAGGACCTGTTGCACAGTCTGGACGAGCAGGAGCAGGCACTCAAGGCTAAAGAACTCGGT GTGGTTGGTTCCACAAACCACTGGAAAAAGTCAGCTGAGTCCTGGGCCTCTGAGCATTCCAGCGCCAGATTGTTTAACCaaacagaag GGACCAGCGAGTCGTCGGCATCCTGCAGCCTACTCCGTTTGTCCTCCATCGTAGACAGCATCAGCGGCGAGACAGGCACCGCCGGCGGGGACGTCTCCGAAAACTGA
- the lin7a gene encoding protein lin-7 homolog A, whose amino-acid sequence MATVLQQPLSLDRDVARAIELLEKLQESGDVPGHKLQSLKKVLQSEFCTAIREVYQYMHETITVNGCPEYQARATAKATVAAFAASEGHSHPRVVELPKTEEGLGFNVMGGKEQNSPIYISRIIPGGVAERHGGLKRGDQLLSVNGVSVEGEHHEKAVELLKAAKDSVKLVVRYTPKVLEEMEARFEKLRTARRRQQQQLLMQQQQQQNLSSQQNHMS is encoded by the exons ATGTTGCCCGAGCCATCGAGCTGCTGGAGAAGCTGCAGGAGTCGGGCGACGTTCCGGGTCACAAACTGCAGTCCCTGAAGAAAGTGCTGCAGAGCGAGTTCTGCACAGCGATCAGAGAG GTGTACCAGTACATGCATGAAACCATCACCGTCAACGGCTGCCCAGAGTATCAGGCCAGAGCCACCGCCAAG GCCACGGTGGCCGCCTTCGCCGCCAGCGAGGGTCACTCTCACCCGCGGGTTGTGGAGCTTCCCAAGACGGAGGAAGGCCTGGGCTTCAACGTGATGGGCGGCAAGGAGCAAAACTCTCCCATCTACATCTCCCGCATCATCCCCGGCGGGGTGGCGGAGCGTCACGGCGGACTCAAACGGGGCGACCAGCTGCTGTCCGTCAACGGGGTG AGCGTGGAGGGCGAGCACCATGAGAAGGCGGTGGAGCTCCTGAAGGCGGCCAAGGACAGCGTCAAGCTGGTGGTCCGCTACACGCCGAAGGTGCTGGAGGAGATGGAGGCCCGCTTCGAGAAGCTGCGCACGGCCCGCCGGCGCCAGCAGCAGCAGCTTCtcatgcagcagcagcagcagcagaaccTGTCCAGTCAGCAGAACCACATGTCGTAG